The following proteins come from a genomic window of bacterium:
- the yjjX gene encoding inosine/xanthosine triphosphatase, producing the protein MQKIIVASKNPVKIHAAEDGFRLMFPEGAFEIEGVTVPSGVPDQPMSDAETFAGAWNRATGASGVAADAHFYVGIEGGIEERDGELAALAWVVVRSSDGRFGKGRSGTFFLPERLAVLVRAGRELGDASDEVFNEKNSKQGLGTVGFLSGGVMDRTQYYVSAVTLALFPFRNAHLYSNRIATAFLRSQK; encoded by the coding sequence GTGCAAAAAATCATCGTTGCCTCAAAAAATCCGGTGAAGATACATGCGGCGGAGGATGGATTTCGGCTCATGTTTCCCGAGGGAGCATTTGAGATCGAGGGCGTCACGGTACCTTCCGGCGTCCCTGACCAACCGATGTCGGACGCGGAAACTTTTGCGGGCGCATGGAACCGCGCCACGGGTGCGAGCGGGGTGGCGGCAGACGCGCATTTTTATGTCGGCATCGAGGGCGGGATTGAGGAGCGAGACGGCGAACTTGCTGCTCTCGCGTGGGTGGTTGTGCGCTCAAGCGACGGCAGGTTCGGGAAGGGAAGGAGTGGGACATTCTTTCTACCGGAGCGTCTTGCGGTGCTTGTACGCGCTGGCCGCGAGCTCGGCGATGCGAGCGACGAAGTCTTTAACGAGAAGAATTCTAAACAAGGCCTCGGCACCGTGGGGTTCCTCTCTGGCGGTGTTATGGATCGGACACAATATTATGTGAGTGCTGTCACCCTCGCGCTATTTCCGTTCCGGAACGCGCATTTGTATTCAAACCGCATAGCTACCGCATTTCTGCGGTCGCAAAAATGA